The genomic DNA AATTAGTGACTGCTATCGTGAATTTTTGGCAACAACAACGCCCAAATGAGCCACTTAATTTGGTCTACCAATACCGCCAAGGTGGCCAAACCTTGAGTGAATTGTTGTATGGACAAGTACCTGAACAGCACGTGGTCAGCGAAAATGGCGCGCATTTTTTAGTGCATCTTTTGCGCGGACAAAACCACGGTTTGTTTTTAGATATGGCCAACGGCCGAGCTTGGGTCAAGCAGCATGCTAAACATAAAAAAGTGTTAAATTTATTTGCATATACCTGCGGTTTTTCGGTAGTCGCTTTGCAAGGCGGCGCAGATGAAGTGGTTAACATGGACATGAGTAAAGGAGCGTTAAGCATTGGTAAGCAAAACCATGTATTAAATGACTTACCTGCTGGGGCGCGTTATTTAGGCCATGATATTTTTAAATCTTGGGGTAAGCTAACCAAGCTTGGCCCTTATGACTTGATTGTGGCCGATCCACCCAGTAATCAACGCGGCAGTTTTGTCGCCACTAAAGATTATGATCGGCTACTAAAACGCCTGCCTGATTTACTCGCTCCACAAGGTGAAGTGTTGTTATGTTTAAATGCGCCCGAGCTAGGTTGTGATTTTTTGATGCAACAAGTGGCTAGCACTGCGCCAACATTAACTTATGTTGAGCGAATTGCTAATCCGCAAGTTTTTGCAGATATTGATGAGCAAAAATCATTAAAAGTACTGCGTTATCGCCTTAATTAATCTATTTATGCTGACGAACATATCAAACCGATACTGAGTATCGGTTTTTTTATTTAATTTGGCGAGAAAACCCCATCATCCGAGCAAAGTGAAAGTCGTGGGGGGGTGTTTTTCAAGGGAGTTGGCTAGGGTGTTTTTTTTGAACCAAGATTGAATATTTATCTTTAACTCGGTTTAGCGCGGCATTTATAATCTTAAGCTGTGATTATTCATTTACATAATCAATACCCGAGCCGCCATGTTACATCAAGTGTCATTTCAGTCCTCTCTTGCGCAATTCAACAACATCGCGACGGTTAAATTCTGCTAGCGATAGGGAGTCTTGTTTAGTCAATTAAGGTCACTGCAATTAAAATTTGTTTATTCAAGCACTAACGCCTCAGCGCACATTTCAAACCCCGGCTATCAACCATTACCTAACCTTTAATCGCGGGAAGCCTCTCATTGTGTCTTATACTCAATGTTAGTAAAGGGTGAAGTTGGTCATAACATCGGTAAGTAAGTCTTTATTTAATCAATATTTATGCTTAATAACCCTCAACTTGATAATGATTTATGTAAATTGATGATCTAGATCATATTAACCTCGTTTTACCAATTTGTGAGTATATAGTTTGTTCTTTGATTAGCGCTAAAATTCTCACGAGTCCTAATGATGAAGCAGCAAAGTGATGATAATTTGTTGCTTTTTATCCCCCACTCTTGGAGGGTCCATGAGTAATGATACCGAAAGCAAAAAGGGTCTGGAGTTAAAGATTTTTATCTTTTTGACTGTTTTTTTAGCCCCCATTTTATCTGTGTTACTGGTTAGCGCACTTGGATTTAGCATCTGGTTTAGCCAAATTTTAACCGGGCCGCCAGGCGCGGGTTAATCCTCAAAATATAAACAATATGAGAGCGATATATGAGCAATGAACTGCACGTAACCAGCCTAATTGTCCAAGTACACCCAGATAAAATGGCTGACGTAAGACAGCAAATTATGGCGATCGAGAATGCTGAGTTATCAGCCAATAATGACGTTAAATTAGTCGTCGTCGTTGAAGGCCCGAGCCAAAGATCCTTGATGGATGATATATCAACGATTAATGCTATTCCGGGTGTGTTGACTGCCACCATGGTGTATCACCAAAGTGAAGAGCTTGAAGAAGGTGAAGTATGAATATGAATAGACGCGATTTTATGAAAGCCAATGCCGCTATCGCAGCGGCAAGTGTTGCGGGCTTAGCGTTACCAACGAGTGCAAGTAACCTAATCACTAGCTCTGAGCAAACCAAATTAGAATGGAACAAAGCCCCTTGTCGTTTTTGTGGCACAGGTTGTTCCGTCATGGTTGCCACTCGCGATGGTAAAGTCGTTGCCACTCATGGCGATGCAAAAAGTGAAGTTAACCGCGGCTTAAACTGCATTAAAGGTTATTTCCTGTCTAAAATTATGTATGGACGTGATCGTCTGCAAACGCCAATGTTACGTATGACGGACGGCAAGTATGACAAACATGGTGAATTTACTCCTATTACATGGGAGAAAGCATTCGATACTATGGCTGAACGCTGGAAAGCCACCATAAAAGCCAAAGGCCCAACAGCGGTTGGTATGTTTGGTTCTGGTCAGTGGACTGTGTGGGAAGGCTATGCCGCGGTTAAGCTAATGAAAGCCGGTTTTGGCTCGAACAATATCGATCCTAACGCTCGTCACTGTATGGCATCTGCGGTCGGTGGCTTTATGCGCACCTTCGGTATTGATGAGCCAATGGGTTGCTATGATGATATGGAAGCGGCCGATGCGTTTGTGCTTTGGGGCTCAAACATGGCAGAAATGCATCCTATTTTATGGACTCGTATAACTGATCGTCGTTTAAGTGCGCCACACGTTAAGGTGGCGGTATTGTCTACCTTTGAACATCGTTCATTTGATCTTTCTGATTTATCCATAGTGTTCACCCCACAAACCGATTTGGCGATGCTTAACTTTATTGCCAATTACATTATTCAACATGACAAAGTCAATAAAGATTTCGTTAAAAAGCATGTGAATTTCCGCAAGGGAACTACCGACATTGGTTATGGTTTGCGTCCTACACACCCTTTAGAAATGAAGGCCAAAAACGTGGCGACGGCAGGTGATTCTACGCCGATGACTTTTGACGAATTTGCCAAATATGTTGCCGATTACGATGTTGAGTCAGTCAGTAAGTTATCGGGTGTACCAGAACATAAGCTCATCGAATTGGCTGAGCTTTATGCTGATCCTAACCGTAAAGTCACCTCATTCTGGACCATGGGCTTTAACCAACATACTCGTGGTGTGTGGTGTAATAACCTGATTTATAATATTCACTTGCTAGTGGGTAAAATTTCGACTCCAGGTAACAGCCCATTCTCATTGACAGGTCAACCCTCTGCTTGTGGTACCGCGCGTGAAGTGGGCACATTCTCACATCGTTTACCTGCAGACATGGTAGTGACTAACCCTGAGCACAGAAAGCGTGCCGAAGAGATTTGGCATATTCCAAGTGGCATTATACCGCCTAAACCGGGTTATCATGCGGTTGAGCAGAACCGTCGCTTAAAAGACGGCGATCTCAATTGCTACTGGGTTCAAGTGAACAACAATATCCAAGCGGGCGCCAATATTAACGAAGAAGGCTTGCCGGGTTATCGTAATCCAGAAAACTTTATCGTGGTGTCTGATGCGTATCCAACCGTCACCACTCAAGCTGCCGATTTGATTTTACCTACAGCCATGTGGGTCGAAAAAGAAGGTGCCTATGGTAACGCTGAACGTCGTACCCAGTTCTGGCATCAAATGGTCAAGGCCCCAGGTGAGTCACAGTCAGACTTATGGCAGTTAATGGAGTTTTCAAAGCGCTTCACTACTGACGAAGTATGGCCAGCTGACGTGTTAGCGGCTAACCCTTCATTTAAAGGTAAAACCTTATATGAAGTGCTTTATCAAAATGGCAACGTTGATAAATTCCCATTAGCCGACGCTGACCCTAAGTATTTGAATGATGAAGCTAAGCACTTTGGTTTTTATGTCCAAAAAGGCTTGTTCGAAGAATACGCTACCTTTGGCCGTGGCCATGGTCACGATTTAGCTGACTTTGATGTGTACCACAAAGAGCATGGTTTACGTTGGCCGGTCGTCGATGGCAAAGAAACTAAATGGCGTTTCCGTGAAGGTTCTGATCCTTATGTTAAAGCCGGTAGCGACTATGAGTTTTATGGTAAGCCTGATGGCCGTGCGGTTATCTTCGCATTACCTTACGAACCTGCTGCCGAGTCGCCAGATGAAGAATACGATATTTGGTTGTCTACCGGTCGTGTGCTTGAACATTGGCATTCAGGTTCGATGACTCAACGTGTCCCTGAGCTTTATAAAGCCTTCCCTGATGCGGTGTGTTTTATGCATCCAGATGATGCTAAAAAGCGTGGTTTACGCCGTGGTGATGAAATTAGAGTGATATCTCGTCGTGGTGAGATTAAAACCCGTATTGAAACCCGTGGACGTAATAAGCCGCCAGTTGGCTTAGTATTTGTACCTTGGTTTGATGCCAGCCAACTCATTAATAAAGTAACGTTAGATGCGACAGATCCACTGTCAAAACAAACAGACTTTAAAAAATGTGCCGTAAAAATTGTTAAGGCTTAAGGAGACAGACCATGAAAACAGGTAAATTATTATCGATTATCGCGTTATTAGGTTTCTCTGTAAGTGTAATGGCTACCAGCGTACCTGAAGACAAAATCGACACATTACGTTTAGCACCAATCAATATCGAACCGACACCACCTGCGATGCAAAAGGTGGTCAATAACGATGTTAAGCAGGTACGTAGTTATCCGATGCAACCACCGATTATCCCACATAAAATTGATGGTTATCAAATTGATCTTAAAGTGAATAAGTGTCTCCAGTGTCATTCTCGTACCAGTGGCTCACCCGCGCCAATGGTCAGTGTGACTCACTATATGGATCGGGATAATAACTTCTTAACTAATCTATCACCACGGCGTTATTTCTGTACTCAATGTCATGCACCGCAATTAGATGCCAAGTTACTAGTTGAAAATGACTTTATCGATATTGAACAATTAATTAAAGCGAAAGCCGCGGTTAAGCATTAGGAGTGACTATGTTTGCAAAACTGTTTGAGCAACTAAAACTGGTGTGGAAAGTATTGCGTCGTCCGAGTGTCCATTACAGTTTAGGCTTTTTGACTATCGGCGGGTTTATCGCTGGAGTAATTTTTTGGGGTGGATTTAACACTGCTTTAGAACTCTCCAACAGTGAGCAATTCTGTATTAGTTGCCATGAGATGGAAAATAACGTCTATAAAGAGTTACAAAGCACCATTCACTTTACTAACCGCAGTGGGGTACGTGCAACGTGTCCAGATTGTCATGTACCACATAACTGGACCGATAAAATTGCCCGTAAAATGCAAGCGTCTAAGGAAGTGTGGGGTACAATATTTGGTACGATTAACACGCGTGAAAAGTTTGAAGGTAAGCGTCGCGAGTTGGCTGAGCATGAATGGAAACGCCTTAAAGCCAATGATTCGTTAGAGTGTCGAAACTGTCATAACTTCGATTATATGGATTTCACTCGTCAGTCTACGCGTGCATCACAAATGCATTCAACGTCTCTGGCTAGCGGTGAAAAAACCTGTATCGACTGTCATAAGGGGATTGCACACGAATTACCTGATATGGCGGGTGTAGAAGGGTTCTAACTTATTGGTTAATGTCATCATAAAGGCCAGCAATTTGCTGGCCTTTGTTTATTTTATCGAGCTGACTTAAGTAAAACGCTTACGTTAAATCAAGCTGTTGTCCAATCGCATCAATTAAATATTCAGTGAAATCGTGACCATGGTTTTGCAACATTTTCGGGAACATTGAAATAGGTGTTAATCCTGGAAAAGTATTGATTTCATTTAGGAGGATTTGATTATCTTGGGTTAAAAAGAAATCGATGCGCGATAAGTGACGTAATTTCATTCCTTTAAATGCTTTTACCGCATAGTCACGAATTTGCTGACTGATTTCAGGGCTGAGGTTATCTGCCACTACGTCGGTACGAGCTTGACTATTTTTGGCGTACTTTTCTTCAAACGAATAAAAAGTATTGGTATTACAAATAATCTCCCCAGGCAAGGTTGCCACCACATTACCTTGGTACTCATAAACGGCCACTTCTAATTCACGCGCATGGATCGTTTGTTCAACCACGACATAAGGGGCATAACGAAACGCGTCTTGTAGCACGTTGGCAATATCAGCTTTCACATCGACTTTATAGCAACCGACCGATGAACCTTGCGAGGCCGCTTTCACGAATACCGAGCCCCAATTGTCAAATGCCGCTTCGGTTTGTTTAATCGCATCAGCATTTAATTGGTGTAAGAAAATGTATGGCGTATTAGGGACGCCTAAGGCCGAAAACCACATTTTTGCGGTGACTTTATTAAAACAGTTGCTCGATGCTTCTGACTCACAACCAAAGTAGGGCAGTTGGATTAAATTAAAGTAAGATTGGATATCGCCTGTCTCACCGGGAAAACCATGAATGCACGGAATAACATAATCAACAGGCCATATTGGGGATCGGTCATCTTCAAAACGGATTTCACGACGGTTGGTTAAATCGCATGATTTACCGTCTTCTGTATGATAATGTCCGCGCTTGTCGAGTACTAATTTAAGTACTGAAAATTTATCTGACTTAGCCAGAGATGACTCAAAAAAACGGGCCGACATCAGCGAAATATCATGTTCAGCACCGCCACCGCCGCATAATAACAGCAGATTGACTTTTGGCATGGTTACTCCTGGAAAAGGTAAAATATAAGCTGGAAATGGGCCGGAACAAGCAAGGTTATTCGCCCTGAAAAATTGTACTTATGATAAAGACCGACGGCTATAAAGTGCAAGCAAGCGTTAACATTATTTCAGCTTTGGGAGCAGATTTTTTAATAAAATAAGCTGTGAAGGCTCGGTGCCACGATTTACGCTCAGCAACATGTAGTGATGATATTTTAGTCATGTTGATTTGGTCATGTTAATTTATTCTGGTAAATATTTCTTACGCTCAATAATACATTCATAATCAGCCATTTCAAACTCACGGCATATTAACGGACGCTTTTCGTAAATCGAACACATCATAGTGTCTCGGTCTAACGCCGCGCACCAACCATCATCGAGCCGCAGCATCACTTCTCCACCCCAAGAATCGTTATCGATATACTCATCAGGCACCCCTGTTTCAGTAATCAGCATTACTTCAAGACGGCAGCAACAGGCTTGGCAAGTTGAACACGTCACCGCTACGGGCTGTTCTGCAGAGTTTATTGCTAGGGGAGTCGCTGACTTATCGGCCGACTCAGGGAACATAGTAATGATATTGGTGGGCATTAATGGCTGCTGTTAAACATTTTTGCTAAGCATACCGTAAATTAATCGCGATGACGTTATTTTTGGTTAAATAACCGCACATCTGTGCCCTGGTTGAGGTTAAATCATCATTATATTGAGACTTCGCCAAGCAATTCGGTGAATGCTTGGCTGTTAATGGGTTATAATTTGACCACTTTTCCAGTCAGTGCAACGCCAGCAACGAAAGTGCCTGCACCGCATTGGAAAGTGTCATTGCTGCTAGTCAGATTGTTTTTATAATTAGATTTTATTTCAATGACAGCATTACCGCCCTCTCTAATTGCACGCTCTTTGAGCGTAATCATTGCCGATAAAAATACCCAATGGCAGGCTTCAAGATCTGATTTATTAAAGGCATTAGTTTTTTTGCTAGTACTGAACTCACCAAATTGTTGCTGAGGTTCGCCATAAACTTGATCGCCAAAATAAAAGCTTATATCTGTGCCAAGTTTATTATTTGCTTGCTCTGTGCTTAATGCATCGGTGACAGAGTAATTACCAATATCATCGCGGGCAAAAGAGGTGGCTGGAATTAAGCAAAGTGCCAGTGTGATGGCCGCTAGCGTGTTTTTCATAGGGTTAAATCCTTTTAATTGCTGTTGTTTTAAGACGATAGAAATCCATTACTCGAAGCAAAATAACATTAACTCACTGATTTTACGACTATCAATAAGGATTATTTAACTCTGTAGGTATCAAATAAAATTTGATAAAACAAAGATTCACTCATCTGGTCATTGATTAAGCCTAGTGCTTTTCCTCGTCAAATAGTCACAAAAGGCTATCGTCATCCAAGCTGAAAAAAATGATGTTATTGAGTTAGAAGAACAGGCGTAAGAGAAATGGCATCGTTGGTCCACTTTGCTCGCTTCAATTTTGTTTGGGTATTTACACTCGGTTACTGTTTAAATTCCTGAAATAATATCAAAATTCTGCAAGCTCACCTATTGCGTGTTAACTTATTGTTAACAATGTCGACTGTCATTATTAGCGTAATAATCGTCATGCTTATTTTCGTCATGTAGGTATTTCAAAAGGAAGGGATATGATTAAGAAATCATTAAAATGGATCGCAGTAGGTACCTTAGGACTCGCGACACTGGGGGGGGGGATTTGCCGCACACGAATGGTATGCAGACAAACCTTTTTTATTTAGGGCTTATCTCGACCGAGCATTGGTCAAAATGGCCTTTAAAGACCCAAAAACATTAACGTCATTAGGCTTTCTTGAGTCAGTAGGAATAACAGGTCATAACGCTCACTTAGATAATGTTGACCCCGCCAACGATCAAGTTATGTTTGATGAATTGGTCGAGTTTCGTAAGGGGTTAATGCAATATCAAAATGTTGATTTAGATGAAAATCAACAACTGTCGAAAGACGTGGCCTTGTATTTATTAGATATGTTGGATGAGTTCAAAAAATATCAATATCATAATTATCCCGCTAACCAAATGTTTGGTATTCAAAGCGCTTTTCCAAGCTTTATGGAATCGACTCACCAAGTGAATACTCTAGAAGATGCGCACAATTATTTGTCACGATTAGGAGAAGTTAATCGCAAGTTTGGTCAATATTTATTGGGGCTTAAGAAACGCGAACAAATGGGCATCATTCCTCCACGTTTTGTTATTGATCGCGTGTTAGATGAAATGCGCGGTTTTATCGCTACTCCTGCCACAGACAATATTCTGTATACCTCATTACAAACCAAAATGGATAAAGCTGAGGACATCAGTGACGAAGATAAAAAAACTATTTTAGCCCAAACCGATGTCGCTATTCGTGATGCGGTATACCCAGCTTATGACCTGTTTATTGATTACTTTGATACCTTAAAAACGAAAGCCGGTACTGACGATGGTTACTGGCGTTTGCCTGATGGTGATAAAGCGTACAAATTAGCATTGCGATTTTTTACCACTACAGATTACAGCGCAGATTATATTCATGACTTGGGCTTGTCTGAGGTGGCGCGTATTCACCTAGAAATGATGGCCATTTTTGACGCTGAAGGTGTTGATGTTTCAAATGGATATTTGGCGGCAATGAATGAGTTTTCTGCCAGACCAGAGTTTTATTATGACGATTCAGATGCAGGCCGCGCACAAATTCTAAAAGATTATCAAACAATATTAGATGAAGTTGACCAAGGATTAGGTGAGACATTTAATATTCGCCCTAAAGCGGGAATGGAAGTGGTCCGTATTCCTGAATTTAAAGAGAAAACAGCACCAGGTGCGTATTACCAAGGTCCATCATTGGATGGTACTCGTCCAGGACGCTTCTTCGCTAATTTGTACGATATCAAAACAACGCCTAAATACGGCATGAGAACCTTAGCCTATCATGAGGGGATCCCGGGGCATCATTTTCAAGTTTCTATTGCGATGGAACTGGAAGGTATGCCACTTATTCGACGTTTTGCCCCTTTTACAGCCTACATCGAAGGTTGGGCTCTTTATGCTGAACGCTTAGCCTATGAGCAAGGGTTTCAAAAAAAACCTGCAGATAATATTGGTCGTCTTACGGATGAGTTACTGCGAGCAGTAAGGTTAGTTGTCGATACAGGGCTTCACCATAAAAAGTGGACCCGAGAGCAGGCTATCGAGTATATGGCCAATAATACCGGCCGTGCTGAGCGCGATGTGGTGTCTGAAATTGAGCGCTATATTGTAATGCCGGGTCAGGCGACATCTTATAAAGTGGGTATGATGAAAATTTTAGAGCTGCGTCAAAAGTCAAAAGACAGCTTAGGCGATAAGTTTGATCTACGCGAGTTTCATGATGCAGTCTTAAAAAATGGCGCGATGCCTCTGGACTTACTTGAGCGGGTTATCGACAGTTATATTGCGGCCAAGCAAGCAGAAACGACATAAGTCGTCATAAGTTAGCCATAAGTTAGCCTCAATCAGAGCTGTTAACTTGATTTACGCTCTAAAAACCAGTTGCATCACAACTGGTTTGTTAACTTTTTGTCCCGGTAATCCCGCCTCGTTATTACACCATTATCTTCATTATTATTTTGCTATTACTTGAATATGCCTGCAGAAAATAGGTTGAAAATAATCACCGAATTTGGCCATTCATTTAAAAATGCAGTAGGTGCTTTACTGACATTAACCGAAGATGGTGAAAGTGTAGAGTGAAAACGAGCTTGAAAAACACCGGCAGAGGGACCTCATCCAGCCAACACTGGCTCTGTGCTTAAATACTAGTTTATAAAACTAACCACTTCTTTAACTTGATTCGTATTAAGCCTTTCTGCTGAGTTGGACCTGGCATATTGGTCACGACGATTACACATCTCGAGGGTAATTAATGAATGAAATCTATCTTATTCCCGTTTGAATAGTCGTAAAAGTGCATAATCTGGATTAAGCATCGGCCAAGTCCAACAAGCGATTTATGCCTTGCAAAAAGAACAACCCATGAAGACTAAATTGTTATCTTGAATACAGATTCACTGGCGCCGTCTGTGTTTATTCCAAACGGGTTATTAAGCTAGCAAACTTACCTCAATCATAGGTATTCAAAAAAGGCTGTTGACTGCTATTATTGAGTTCTAACAGGATGTTTGGAGTACTCACATGATAGTCGACCCAGGCAGCTGGTCGCTGGCGGTTGTTGTGACAGCCTTCGCTGGCATCACAACTATCATCGGTTGGTTTGGTATCAAGATGACTAAAACCGCACGCGACCTTGCCCACAATACGGGCTTAGGTGAAGCACTTATGGGAGCGGTTTTCATTGGTGCATCAACATCGCTGTCTGGGATCACGACTTCCGTTTCAGCCGCTGCCGCGGGATACGCGGAACTGGCAGTAAGCAACGGCTTAGGAGGCATAGCGGCACAAACCGTGTTTCTTGCTTTAGCTGATATTGCATACAAGCGCGCGAACCTGGAGCACGCAGCTGCATCCGCTGAAAATCTATTCATGTCAGCCTTTCTTCTGACCTTACTAAGCATCCATGCGCTAGCGTTATCTTTCCCGACTATCAGCTTCTTCGCCGTCCATCCGGCGACGGTGATTGTGATCTTTGCATATATTTTTGGTGTTCATCTGCTGGCCCGTATGCACCACATGCCGATGTGGTTTCCGAGAAAGACGGCCGACACTGCATCAGAACCAGCGGGTCACCGCTATCGCAGCCGTTACCTTTGGAGGCTCTGGCTACAATTTATCGGCTATGCGGCTATTGTCGCCTTGGCTGGTTGGGGTCTCGCGCAACTTGCAATACCTCTTGGGGATAAAACGGGTTTGTCACACAGCATTGTCGGCGGAGTGTTTACGGCCGTCTCTACGTCAGTTCCTGAACTCGTTGTCGCCATCACCGCGGTTAGGATGGGCGCGCCAAACTTGGCTGTCGGTGATATTATCGGCGGCAATGCATTTGACACGCTATTCATCGCAGCATCGGATTTAGCCTATAGAGAAGGCTCTATTTATGCTGCCATTTCGAGCGCCGAGCAATTCTGGCTCGCCAACTCGATGCTGATGACATGTGTGCTTATCATGGGATTGATCTATCGTGAGCGCCACGGGCTAGGGAACATTGGTTTGGAAAGTGTTATTTTGCTGATGTTGTATTTCGGAGGGATAGCTACTTTATTTGTATCCCCGTAGCGCGGTTCAAAATCCTTTTGTTGAAATACGGGATGTTAACCATGAGAGAGCGGCCTAATAAGCTAGCCAAAGGTATCTAGAGAAAGTTGGGCCATATAATGTAGCATGGTTATTTTTACTCCAGCGGACCGACATAACTCGCCTGGTTTTTACTTACACAATCAATCGCAAGTCTGCGTGAAGTGGTCAAGTTAAATAAGGCGCTTTAAAATCCAAACAATTAGATGAGGAATTTTTTATATGAGTGAGGAAATGAGTGAAAAAATGAATGGACCTGCTTTAAACGCATTGAAAATTGCGTTTACCTACATGCCTAAATCAATTGAAGTCACTAAATATGAGTATGGTGATGATTACAAAAAGATATTAGATCACATTGAAACCGTTAGGGGAATGTTATTGATTAATGATGTTGATCCTGAAGAGGTTTACGGTGAAATCAACCCTGAGAGCACGCCCAATTCATCATATTGATTTAGTGGTGTTGAGTGTCGTTAGGTGATATAGCGATAAAAATGGAACGGTAATAGTAGTGCAGGTAACCCAGTGACGTGCTGGCAGTCGACAACCCATTTTTTGGTAACGTCTTGGGTTGCTTAATCTAGTGTTTTGGGTGAATGTTTCAAGGGTAGAAAAATGGGTGGCACGATTATACTAAGTCCTCAACACCTTTTGTATACTTCGGTTGATAAAAAACTTCCATCACCTAGAGGAATTAGGCTTAGTGTGGAGAAAACTAATGTCATAAATCGGATGTTGGTCGAGAATAGTCACAGATATGTCATCTCTGATCGTCAATGCTCTCAAATTGGTGAATTTCATAAGAGGCTAGTGCTTCCTGAGGAAGTGAAGTATGAGTTATCTAAATGGAAAGCGCTGAATGAGCATCATGCTTATAATGAAAAAGAGTTCTATTCGAAAAAATATGTTTAACAATCTTTAAGGATTAAAGGTACTTTTTCTAATCTACTTTTGTAGCGCGTCGCGAGGTTTGGCAAAACAATCGAGCTGAAGCTCGGTATGCGGCGAAATGGTCTTCACTTTAATGCTGGTTGGACTTGATAAATTTGATTGAGAAGTATTTCCGCCCCTCTAAACCAGACCAATCTCTATTAGCTAAAACTAATCTGGATCTTGTTATATTCCTTTTAAAATAAGGGTTTAATATGCTATCGTCGAATAGTAATCAGACCGTAGTCCCGTTATCTAACTGAAACCGTAAGCTAGACCTATTCAGGGAAGAAATGAGTGCTTTGGTGACATTAAGTTAAAACCTAATAGAGCGTTTTACATGGATAACATTTTACGAGAAATTATAAAAACAAAGCTTGTAAGCCTAAAAGGAACTGCTTTTCAAGATGGTATGGATCGGGTTTACTTGTGTATACATGGCTCAACAGAGTTCCAAAGAGTCAAGCAGAAGCGAGATGGTGGTTCAGATGGGATTTTGAATGGAGACACTGTATTAGCAGCTTATGCCCCTGAAAAATATAGCTTAACTGATTTTAAGAAAAAAACTAAAGATGATTTCAGTTCATATAGTAATAACTGGGCAGCTACTCATAAGGGGTGGAGAGTCGTAACTAATTTAGAAGCTACCGCTCAAATGATTCAACACGTTG from Shewanella psychromarinicola includes the following:
- a CDS encoding class I SAM-dependent methyltransferase, translated to MKRFLQVLPSLTLGDDVCRLFHGRGGLYAGDEHLCLDWYKPVLLLTSFKMLESEQLDELVTAIVNFWQQQRPNEPLNLVYQYRQGGQTLSELLYGQVPEQHVVSENGAHFLVHLLRGQNHGLFLDMANGRAWVKQHAKHKKVLNLFAYTCGFSVVALQGGADEVVNMDMSKGALSIGKQNHVLNDLPAGARYLGHDIFKSWGKLTKLGPYDLIVADPPSNQRGSFVATKDYDRLLKRLPDLLAPQGEVLLCLNAPELGCDFLMQQVASTAPTLTYVERIANPQVFADIDEQKSLKVLRYRLN
- a CDS encoding periplasmic nitrate reductase, NapE protein gives rise to the protein MSNDTESKKGLELKIFIFLTVFLAPILSVLLVSALGFSIWFSQILTGPPGAG
- a CDS encoding chaperone NapD, producing the protein MSNELHVTSLIVQVHPDKMADVRQQIMAIENAELSANNDVKLVVVVEGPSQRSLMDDISTINAIPGVLTATMVYHQSEELEEGEV
- the napA gene encoding nitrate reductase catalytic subunit NapA; the protein is MNRRDFMKANAAIAAASVAGLALPTSASNLITSSEQTKLEWNKAPCRFCGTGCSVMVATRDGKVVATHGDAKSEVNRGLNCIKGYFLSKIMYGRDRLQTPMLRMTDGKYDKHGEFTPITWEKAFDTMAERWKATIKAKGPTAVGMFGSGQWTVWEGYAAVKLMKAGFGSNNIDPNARHCMASAVGGFMRTFGIDEPMGCYDDMEAADAFVLWGSNMAEMHPILWTRITDRRLSAPHVKVAVLSTFEHRSFDLSDLSIVFTPQTDLAMLNFIANYIIQHDKVNKDFVKKHVNFRKGTTDIGYGLRPTHPLEMKAKNVATAGDSTPMTFDEFAKYVADYDVESVSKLSGVPEHKLIELAELYADPNRKVTSFWTMGFNQHTRGVWCNNLIYNIHLLVGKISTPGNSPFSLTGQPSACGTAREVGTFSHRLPADMVVTNPEHRKRAEEIWHIPSGIIPPKPGYHAVEQNRRLKDGDLNCYWVQVNNNIQAGANINEEGLPGYRNPENFIVVSDAYPTVTTQAADLILPTAMWVEKEGAYGNAERRTQFWHQMVKAPGESQSDLWQLMEFSKRFTTDEVWPADVLAANPSFKGKTLYEVLYQNGNVDKFPLADADPKYLNDEAKHFGFYVQKGLFEEYATFGRGHGHDLADFDVYHKEHGLRWPVVDGKETKWRFREGSDPYVKAGSDYEFYGKPDGRAVIFALPYEPAAESPDEEYDIWLSTGRVLEHWHSGSMTQRVPELYKAFPDAVCFMHPDDAKKRGLRRGDEIRVISRRGEIKTRIETRGRNKPPVGLVFVPWFDASQLINKVTLDATDPLSKQTDFKKCAVKIVKA
- a CDS encoding nitrate reductase cytochrome c-type subunit gives rise to the protein MKTGKLLSIIALLGFSVSVMATSVPEDKIDTLRLAPINIEPTPPAMQKVVNNDVKQVRSYPMQPPIIPHKIDGYQIDLKVNKCLQCHSRTSGSPAPMVSVTHYMDRDNNFLTNLSPRRYFCTQCHAPQLDAKLLVENDFIDIEQLIKAKAAVKH
- a CDS encoding cytochrome c3 family protein; amino-acid sequence: MFAKLFEQLKLVWKVLRRPSVHYSLGFLTIGGFIAGVIFWGGFNTALELSNSEQFCISCHEMENNVYKELQSTIHFTNRSGVRATCPDCHVPHNWTDKIARKMQASKEVWGTIFGTINTREKFEGKRRELAEHEWKRLKANDSLECRNCHNFDYMDFTRQSTRASQMHSTSLASGEKTCIDCHKGIAHELPDMAGVEGF
- a CDS encoding D-alanine--D-alanine ligase yields the protein MPKVNLLLLCGGGGAEHDISLMSARFFESSLAKSDKFSVLKLVLDKRGHYHTEDGKSCDLTNRREIRFEDDRSPIWPVDYVIPCIHGFPGETGDIQSYFNLIQLPYFGCESEASSNCFNKVTAKMWFSALGVPNTPYIFLHQLNADAIKQTEAAFDNWGSVFVKAASQGSSVGCYKVDVKADIANVLQDAFRYAPYVVVEQTIHARELEVAVYEYQGNVVATLPGEIICNTNTFYSFEEKYAKNSQARTDVVADNLSPEISQQIRDYAVKAFKGMKLRHLSRIDFFLTQDNQILLNEINTFPGLTPISMFPKMLQNHGHDFTEYLIDAIGQQLDLT
- a CDS encoding YkgJ family cysteine cluster protein, with translation MPTNIITMFPESADKSATPLAINSAEQPVAVTCSTCQACCCRLEVMLITETGVPDEYIDNDSWGGEVMLRLDDGWCAALDRDTMMCSIYEKRPLICREFEMADYECIIERKKYLPE